A window of Methanorbis rubei contains these coding sequences:
- a CDS encoding InlB B-repeat-containing protein produces MLLRTCGTQCPKTEAGELGRGGVLAVKAPERREDPDRTMAAAAASEGKNTTKYLWLATTSLLLIFLLMAGAVSAEGWNVVTTAEELRSNLTVGNNVTLGDSFTDAGTSSLIIENANPVLDLNGKTLTFSGITNSALVIGNDTANKKGSLTIQDSLGNGGIKVPNGYLFFVRNASTLTLNAGSFEAKYFVVSTNANGEWNDPTITIGQDVTLTTPDTAIYIPAQGSNVTITGAKINGGLGGVCVASGNVTITDTEITVSGQSSPRWNDVDGSADDGSAVVVQKKSAAYKGDVNLKLLGNTVVDGPTADALHNYIRKNPDDPGKTTVTIADTVRFNGALRSYQYGTATSDIGGIFQNESGEILLYPGLSQDGVAWGGDAVNGWTLTISKSGSYKLMESFDYAPYTSANRLSITNDVTLDLNGHTITAQRASSAGDTAFISVSEKTLTINGNGGGISTSGTSSDGFKSCLFLAGKNSTLTINSGTFSSNGIVISENGAVSPSYANPTIILNGGTFTSSNSTAVYMTADDGTLTVADGVAITGKTAGIEIRSGKAEITGGKIHATGSNNYPPLSAVPANPISDGSAIVLVSKPDAYTADIELTVGGTSTELISTNGAAIRNYVRNGDGKGGIKASNDTINVIVSDTAKLSGKTAVIENTHYSGDTTPVVGTFNLNGGYYKCTDAAAGVLLKDVTPTYLANHIMSDTPVMDGYYGIISVEPIHSPGGTVNDACGCIDVSAGDIELIGNTVNITVPEISGVVAVNFTLTYPGGVEVYGNQIQPNVSGEIPKVEMIYSPVSLRVFEVGRFYLTVEGNPTGAENLSRLLNGTAIPFISTEINDEARDKLPTTAVYIGMVTVDYTNYSRYVGTPTLLMTFGILDVGEFEGMDYRKIFVFHVDKDGKVTKIPTTQSYHGNDWYTFTATFTDASPLILAYDPSGGPGPVPPGPSDSSDGNMENAFRVLFDSKGGSFVQPATYLSYGDRVPKPSEPTKDGYTFSGWHKDEACTILWIFSEDAIPGDMTLYAKWISTATPVVTPSVEPTTEPPVPTMQPTAAPTITDVTISPPIEIDDDSKSGTENNGVFFIILLLLLLFLLFLIYLLRHTVIFLVHTAEGIEKYRIRIWHGKKIDPKKLPELLRTADWYLDKEHSNRWDMKEDRVTRNITLYH; encoded by the coding sequence ATGCTTTTACGAACATGCGGGACACAATGTCCCAAAACCGAGGCAGGAGAACTTGGACGCGGTGGTGTACTCGCGGTCAAAGCTCCTGAACGAAGAGAAGACCCAGACCGCACTATGGCTGCGGCTGCCGCTTCTGAAGGAAAAAATACTACAAAATATCTCTGGCTTGCAACTACCTCTCTTTTACTAATATTCTTGCTGATGGCGGGAGCTGTCAGTGCAGAAGGATGGAATGTCGTTACAACAGCAGAAGAACTGCGATCCAATCTCACTGTCGGCAACAATGTAACACTTGGCGACTCTTTCACCGATGCAGGCACATCCTCACTGATCATTGAAAATGCAAATCCTGTACTTGATCTGAACGGCAAGACGCTCACTTTTTCGGGAATTACAAATAGTGCACTTGTCATCGGCAATGATACCGCAAACAAAAAAGGATCACTCACCATTCAGGACTCACTCGGAAATGGTGGAATAAAAGTACCAAATGGATACTTATTTTTCGTGCGAAACGCCAGCACTCTCACCCTGAACGCAGGTTCGTTTGAGGCAAAATATTTTGTTGTCTCCACAAATGCCAACGGAGAGTGGAATGACCCAACCATCACCATCGGCCAGGATGTGACCCTCACCACACCAGACACAGCGATCTATATCCCTGCACAAGGGAGCAACGTGACCATTACCGGTGCGAAAATCAACGGAGGTCTTGGTGGAGTATGCGTCGCATCCGGTAATGTTACCATCACCGATACCGAGATCACTGTTTCGGGTCAGAGTAGCCCGCGATGGAACGACGTAGACGGATCTGCAGATGACGGATCGGCTGTTGTAGTGCAGAAAAAGAGTGCTGCATACAAAGGTGATGTCAATCTGAAACTTCTGGGCAACACCGTCGTCGACGGTCCCACCGCAGATGCACTGCATAATTACATCCGCAAAAATCCTGATGATCCAGGAAAAACCACCGTAACTATTGCAGATACTGTTCGGTTCAACGGAGCACTCAGAAGCTATCAGTATGGTACCGCCACAAGTGATATCGGCGGCATATTCCAGAATGAAAGCGGCGAAATTCTTCTCTATCCCGGTTTAAGTCAGGATGGTGTTGCATGGGGCGGTGACGCCGTCAATGGCTGGACGCTTACCATCTCCAAATCCGGCAGTTACAAACTGATGGAGAGTTTCGATTACGCTCCCTACACGAGTGCCAACCGGCTTTCTATCACCAATGACGTAACCCTCGATCTGAATGGTCACACCATCACCGCTCAGAGAGCCTCATCTGCTGGTGATACCGCATTCATCAGTGTGAGCGAGAAAACGCTGACCATCAACGGAAACGGAGGTGGAATTTCCACCTCAGGTACAAGTTCTGACGGTTTCAAGTCATGTCTCTTCCTTGCTGGAAAGAACAGCACATTAACGATAAACTCTGGAACATTCTCCAGCAACGGAATTGTCATCTCTGAGAACGGAGCTGTAAGCCCGAGTTATGCAAACCCAACCATCATCCTCAACGGCGGAACTTTCACCTCATCGAACTCTACGGCGGTTTACATGACTGCGGATGACGGCACGCTTACCGTTGCAGACGGAGTTGCCATCACCGGCAAGACTGCGGGTATTGAGATACGCTCAGGCAAGGCAGAAATCACCGGCGGCAAAATTCATGCAACCGGCAGTAACAATTATCCGCCCTTATCAGCGGTTCCTGCAAACCCAATCAGTGACGGCTCGGCTATTGTTCTCGTTTCAAAACCGGATGCATACACAGCAGATATTGAGTTGACGGTTGGTGGAACCAGCACAGAGCTCATCAGCACGAATGGTGCAGCGATCCGCAACTATGTCCGCAATGGGGATGGAAAGGGCGGTATCAAAGCCTCTAACGATACGATCAACGTGATCGTTTCAGATACCGCGAAGCTTTCCGGAAAGACAGCAGTGATCGAGAACACTCATTACTCCGGCGATACAACTCCTGTCGTCGGCACCTTCAACCTCAACGGCGGTTACTACAAATGTACTGATGCTGCCGCGGGAGTTCTGCTGAAAGATGTTACTCCCACGTATCTGGCGAATCACATTATGAGCGATACTCCGGTCATGGACGGCTATTACGGCATCATCTCAGTCGAACCGATACATTCGCCGGGCGGAACGGTTAATGATGCCTGCGGCTGCATCGATGTCAGTGCGGGGGACATAGAACTGATTGGAAACACAGTAAACATCACCGTTCCCGAGATATCTGGTGTGGTTGCCGTAAACTTCACATTGACCTATCCGGGCGGGGTAGAGGTATATGGAAACCAGATTCAGCCAAATGTCTCCGGCGAGATCCCCAAAGTAGAGATGATCTATTCTCCGGTTTCACTGAGGGTTTTCGAAGTTGGTCGGTTTTATCTGACAGTTGAAGGAAATCCAACCGGAGCAGAAAATCTCTCCAGACTTCTGAACGGGACTGCAATTCCGTTTATCTCAACCGAAATAAACGATGAGGCGAGAGACAAACTTCCCACTACAGCTGTCTACATCGGCATGGTTACGGTGGATTACACCAACTACAGCAGATATGTTGGCACTCCAACCCTGCTGATGACGTTTGGCATTCTGGATGTCGGCGAGTTTGAGGGCATGGATTACCGGAAAATATTTGTTTTCCATGTTGACAAGGACGGTAAGGTAACGAAGATACCCACAACTCAGAGTTATCATGGCAATGATTGGTACACGTTCACCGCCACTTTCACCGATGCATCTCCACTGATTCTTGCCTATGATCCGAGCGGCGGCCCGGGCCCGGTTCCCCCGGGGCCTTCAGATTCTTCTGACGGCAACATGGAAAACGCGTTCCGTGTCCTCTTCGATTCCAAAGGCGGCAGTTTTGTACAACCGGCAACGTATCTTTCCTACGGTGACCGCGTTCCAAAGCCCAGTGAACCAACTAAAGATGGTTACACTTTCTCAGGCTGGCACAAGGATGAGGCATGCACGATTCTCTGGATCTTCAGCGAGGATGCAATTCCTGGCGACATGACGCTGTATGCGAAGTGGATCAGCACCGCAACTCCAGTTGTAACCCCGTCAGTAGAACCGACAACAGAGCCTCCGGTACCAACCATGCAGCCCACCGCCGCACCAACAATTACGGACGTCACCATCTCACCGCCGATTGAGATTGATGACGACAGCAAATCTGGTACCGAAAATAACGGGGTGTTCTTCATTATCCTCCTACTGTTGCTGCTGTTCCTCCTGTTCCTGATCTATCTCCTCCGCCACACCGTAATCTTCCTTGTTCATACAGCGGAAGGTATCGAAAAGTATCGCATCAGAATCTGGCATGGGAAAAAAATCGATCCGAAAAAACTACCCGAACTTCTCAGAACAGCCGACTGGTATCTCGACAAAGAACACAGTAACCGCTGGGACATGAAAGAAGATCGTGTCACCCGAAATATCACGCTCTATCACTAA